The nucleotide sequence TACCTGATGGGCGCAAACCTCAACTCTTCCAGGATCAGAATGACGACCCCTATCCTAACAAGCATCGTCCCAGGCGCGGGGCCTCTCCACTCTTCGGCCTACTTTGTCCGGCTCTACTTGCCATTAGAGTTCCAAGCTTCCCCTCCTGTCCCTCTCCCGGAGCTGAACCTACATCCAGATAGGTGGCCAGGCCACTGCGTCGCCGTCAGGAGCTTCTCAGGCTACGCACGCGACCACAATGTCGTCGAGGAAGCTGAGAAACTCGCCTTGAGCTTGAGCCGGTCACCGTGGGGGAACTCCACGAATCACCCTAGCAAGAACGCCTACTCCATCGCACAGTACAACAGCCCCTTCCGCATCGTCGGCCGTGTCAACGAGGTGTGGTTCGACGTCGACTGCAGATCTGCTGGTGTGGAGGCTTATTAAAAAATGCTCTATGCAGTATGCCATCACCATAAAACCAAGCGAAATGCGGCACCGTGTAAGCTGTGTAGCTTTGTATATACTAGGGGTTGGGACGccacccggtgacgtctcctaagTGAAAGCTGGGCGGTGCTAGGTTGGTAGCCGCCCATGCCAATTGCTTTTTTGCTATCTTGTTAACACATGGACATGACATGAAAGTAAGAAGTTGCTTTACAAATTTCAGAAGAGCTAAATACTAAATGACACTTAAATACAAGGAGattagggcatcttcaacatgGATCACCAAACTGATACCACCAACTAAGTCCGTGGACATCCGTATTTATCAAAGTGGACACGCACTTTATTTTTACAACGCAGAAGCGGGACACCGAGCATAATAATAACTAAAAACCAAAGAAAAAGATTACTAATTCCCACTTTATTTTTACAACGCAGAAGCGGGACACCGAGCATAATAATAACTAAAAACCAAAGAAAAAGATTACTAATTCCCGTCAGAGGTAAGGTCGATGACCCCCACATCAAAGCCGCCGACCTCGTCATTGTTGGCGGCCAACGTCAACCCGCAGGAGCCGCCGACGTGACTTTTATGCATCGTCATCATGCATGCGGGTTCAGTGCCTCCATCCTCAATCTCATTCTCCTTGAAGAGCCACTCCTGCCTTGAGGAGGTAAGTCAGATGCTGCATGTGACAAAGATGGTGCGGGGATGGAGATGGCAACGCCCTGAGCACATCCATCGTAGCCTTCTTCTGCCACTTCGCAGATGCAGGGGGAAACTGATTGACCACCCAACTCGACGCTTGCCAACTAAGAAGGCCTTGTTAATTTGTTCTACAAGTAACTCAAACAAACTCGCATACAGGGCTTTAGCAAGAGTGAAGTTCAAATCCATCCCATGCAAATATCAAAAAGATAAAAACTGACAAATGATAAATCAAAGGAAAATTCAACATCTGTTTTCATGTAAGCAAATTTCAAACACAATAGGCTAATGCGAGATTGAGTAAACTCAAGGTTGGAGCATATCTAAAAAGTGTCAAAGTCACTATGCTAACTACCATAATTATGCATATCATGGCAACATAATTATGCATAAAAGGTCTTGTTAATTTATTAGTTTTTTTCAACTGTAAAAACAAAACTATGCAGACCAAAAGAATTCTATGGAATCCCAAGTAGAGAAATTATTGCCATGAACCATGGAAAAATACTATGATACTGGAGCATATATGAAGCCCATAATTCCTTTTAGATGATACCTTTGCATAAAACTCGTATAGTTTGTGTAGGAAAAACATGTGATTAGGAAACAGTATCATGTGGTTTACCAAGGATATATAATGGGCTTGTTAACATCCTGGCGATAATTGAACAACACAGCAAGACAACAAGTGTCATAATTATATTTATTGGATGCAAGTGAAACTGAAAGGCATATACATGCATCGAAGTTGTTTCTTTGTTTACTGGACTTTAAAGCAACACAGATTATTTTGGTCAAATGGACAAACAAACAAATTTCTTGGGTCTGAGGCTAGAGCAACGACCAAACAGACATCATATAAGCGACTAAATATATAACATTAGCAAGCCGCGTAATATTTAACATGACATGGCTAAATAACAAAATCCAAGAGAGCAAATGGTACCTAAATCACACGGGGCTTCCATTGGTGGAAAATTGCTGGTTATCAGCTATTTGTTTTGACACATTTCCAGGGAACTCTGTTCGTAATAGACATAGTAAGTTGAATATATGTCCTTTACCTACAACAAGTATAAATACTGAAAATAATTCATAAAAAGTTTCTCATAAAAGATTTCAGTAAGTTATGGTAGGAATAGCATGGCTTTTAATGGTATAGAAAGCCAAATAGAAAAAGGTAATCACACTCGTAACAAACAAGAATACAACATTGAACTCACTTCCTCATGGACTGGAGTTAGTCAACCATATTCGGCACCTTTTGGAATAAATGAGGATCCTCGGCTACCGTAATGTTGGCTTGTTGTAGCGGCGGGGCACGGCGTTTGGCGCGGCTAGGTCTGGGTTCAGTCTGTCGAGGCCCTTCATGACAACTTTGTAGGCCCAGGACCCTTCATCATCACAAGGGTCATGCGCCAGGTCTCAGAACTTAACATGCATCACGGAGTGCTTTCATAGCTCACTATCCATCTGCGATTCACCAGGGCTCTGTGGCAACTTGGTGGCACAACATGTAACCTTGGTATCTCACGCACACCCAGGTGGATCATCACCTGACAAAATTGAAGCTGGAAAGTATTGAAGGTTGTATGTACATATAGCAGCTAACAGTAAGTATGCAGATATAGTAGGACCAACAAAATGTTACCTTGACGGCATGGCAACACAGGATCTCCTGCTCCTTGCACATGCACATGAATGCTTCACCGTCTTCTCTAGCATTGACCCCATATTCCAACCTAGATCATTTTTCCCTGGTTTTACTGTTGGGATGCGGTGCTATGTATTTCAAGTTGGCAATTACTGCCTCCACTAAGAAGGGTTCAGATTCACATATGGTTTGCACAGACAGTTCATACACTTCTCCTGTGTATACCTGGCTAGCGTGCTCCTCGGTCGGTAGATTTGTCCTCAAAACAATCTCATTCTGCACGAAAACAATAAAGAAACACACTTGATATATGAGCAGATCTTTGGGATTGTACAAAAAGAGATGTTCTCTAGTAAAAAAACAAATTTATGGATTAAATTAGTTAAACACATAGATATGTGCATATCCTGATCAACTTTTATATAAAGCTAGATTGCAATGACATAATTTTGTTAATTCTTTCCAGTAGTTGGAGGGGCAAATATCTAAATATCCATCGCAATACCAAAAACATGAACTTCCATAGAGTACGCCCTGCTAACATATAGCTATGCAGGAGAACAACAACAAAATGGAGCATCCTTATCATAGAAATATAACTTCTATTCAATGGAAAAGATGCACTGCCCATTCTCAAGATGCATTCGATATGTATGATGCACACACATGAGCTAGGTATCAATTTCGATATCATGGTTATGACAATAATGGGCTATACTCACTGGTTCCAAAATTTTAGAGATCTGATAGTGGAAGCATTCTAGATCCAGCGCTAGTGGGCACTTACGCAATTGTAAACTTCTTTGTTGATGCACATCGCCCAAGATAACCTTCGATGTCCCAAACAAACTGAGCTCACGAACCAGCACCTTGAGGACCCACGAGCACTTACAGATCTTGATGCTTTAGATTAATCTGTCAGCACACACTAAAAGTATCACACATAAGTATCAATTAGTAGCCGGCAAATTTAGTATTGTGCTAATCACATCGAATCAGGAAGATAACAAAACAAAATTCATAACTAATAGTATAAGAAAAACTTCTCGGTTATAGGCCTAACTTAACTGATTAGAGTAGAATGCAAAAGGTTAAGAAACATCAAAATTATGCTTGATGTTATGGACACCTGGAGGAACTGTGAAAGGTCAAACAATAATCCCACATGGCGGATTAGCCGATGGCGACGTCCTTGTCATGGTCCAACTGCTCTCTGGTTACGACGCGGATCTCAATCACAGTGAATTGGCGACCGACGTCCTTATCTTGCCGAGTCCTTCACTCCGGTCCTCTGGTCCGCTATTAGGATTTTTACTCTATATCTGGCCCTGACCATCTTGTTCACATTGATCACCTTCCCAACACCCTTACAATTTGGTAGAAACAAACGACGAGAAGGCAAGGACGTGTGTCAGCCATTCTGATGTGGTAGAAACAAAGAAATTTGCGGCAAGAGAAACTTGGCCGGCTGGGAAGTTGAGAGTTGGAAAATTATTAATTTATTATTGACCTGCTAGATGTGCACGCGGTCGGTGACGGAGGGCTCAAACCTGTCGAAGCAGACCGGGCCGGGGTTGCCGTGCAGCAGTGAGTGCAGCTCGTCCTGCCGACAAGCTCATCAGCAGTGCTCCGCAGCATCTCTGTGCGCTCCTCCATCCCCATCGACGCTGCCATACTGCTCCGACCGCGTCCGTCTGTCTTTGCCTCTAGTAGTCCTGCGCCCTCTGTTTCCTTGCCATTTCTTTTCTGTGGTAAGGGAAAATAGTTAATACTGCAGTGGATGAATTTAATTGTAACATGAAAGGCGAAGATACAGAGCAGTGGATGGAAATGAAATGCTCTGAGTTACATGTCTCCTGTCAGTGTGAAAACAATTTCTTAAATGAAGTTAGTTTATTTTGATTCAGTTTTGTAAAAGCATGTAATGGAGCATGTTTATGTAGGAGATAATCATGCTTGAACAGCATAGATTGCGATCAGAATAAAATGCTAAGTGAAGCTAGATGGAAAAGCAGAGCTAAACAGAAGATGAGTGCAGCAAGTGAGATGTTAAATGTAAGTAATGGAACTTGAGTCATGCGCTTTTTGGATATATTAAGTCCCATTAAGATGACCGTTTAGTTTTTCTTAGACTTCTTTTTTGAAGATTCTATAGTGGACACAAAATTCAATCTGGGAGTAATTATTGTAGTATAAACTTATAGCATGATGCACGCCCCTATGGTAGCTTGTAAGAAAGGGGATATGCAAATATGAAGTAGCATACAACGAGTGATTCAGCTCTGTTACTGCAACCAGTACATCAAAATATGCATATTTTAAAACATGTGAAAAAAATGTGAGAGCCGCTATTGTGGAATGCACCGCTAAAAGTAAACTGGTTCATCTGAAGCTCCATGGGCAGTGCGCACCGTGATATAGACAAGCGGAAGCAGAACATCAGATGTGAAATATTTGGAAAAGCATGGACAGGAGAAAAGTGAGAGAGCCAATCTAGTCATGGAAAAAGATTCCGCGGTCGTAAAAGGTAGGTATACTATACATTAGGATGCAAGAAAGAATACCTATAGGAAGCACCCGTTTGTCACATACAATTcttaggcccctcccaatgctccaccttgtacaggtgctaagccttccacgtaggcaaaaaatctgatgtggcaagttatttaAGAGGGGAGAGATGGGTGTGGTGACCTCAGGAAGAACCAATGCTAAGCACGTGAACCTAGGCAAAATATTTAAAAGAATGGAGCCCACCAATACATGAAGAGCTTTAGTTGttaaatcattaaatgaagcaagcttagcaaccataagctaagcacctatgcattggggagtatagttgctaagctatttaatgtgcttagcacctcatctaagcatccATGCATTGCCAGCAGCCTTATTACATCCACCCCTTCATTAGCACAGAAGGATGGATCCATATTCATAATTTGCAGTGTAATGAACTGCAACTTCCTTCATTAAAATCTAGTCTGAGAATTGGACATATATGCTTATTTAGCCTCCAATTTGGTACCCTGGTGTCCAGCCACCACAGCTCTCTATGTGTAGAAGATAGACATGGTCAGGGAAGAGAGCTAAATTAGGGAAAGGTAGAGGGCATGGAAGGGGGCGGGGGAGTACCTGTGTGTGGAGGGAAGGGTGGCCTCACCGGCGTCCACGCATGGTGGCGAGAAGTACGTGGACGAGGGTGGCCTCGAGCGGAAGAACGGCGACGACCCGCAGATCCGCTCTGCTCCACCTCCTGCCACGACGTGCCCTCGCAGCCTGCTGCTCAATCTGCGGGAGGGGAACAGGAGGAGGTCGCTGGTGGATGGGGAGAGGTGAGGGGAGAAGAGAAgacgtggtggcggcggcggcgggggaggtcgtccagagagagggagagggcaagGAACCGGGGGATGTGGAACGAATCTGGGGCTGGTGGG is from Triticum aestivum cultivar Chinese Spring chromosome 3A, IWGSC CS RefSeq v2.1, whole genome shotgun sequence and encodes:
- the LOC123060827 gene encoding heme-binding protein 2; this translates as MERQHPAVPLLPVLLLLALLSPDARGSESPQYATVHAESDFEVRHYRDTVWMSAPSDDTSFHVATKLGFHRLFQYLMGANLNSSRIRMTTPILTSIVPGAGPLHSSAYFVRLYLPLEFQASPPVPLPELNLHPDRWPGHCVAVRSFSGYARDHNVVEEAEKLALSLSRSPWGNSTNHPSKNAYSIAQYNSPFRIVGRVNEVWFDVDCRSAGVEAY